Genomic window (Alteromonas pelagimontana):
GATACCAACGCATCTACCGTAAGATCTGATATCCAAGATAATGTGGAACAGACGGCAGATATGGTCAATAGTGCCGAAAAAGCGTCTGAAGAAACCACTAAAACTGTGGCTCAGGCGGCGCAAAAGGCAACCAAAGATACCGCTGAATCAGCGCAAGAAGTCACGGACAAAACGGCTGAGGCAACAAAGGCTGCAACACAAAATGCTGCGGATGAAGCCAAGAAACTGGCAGAAAAGGCCGCGCAGTCTTCGGGGCCAAAGAAAGCAGCATCTCGGTCGCGTGACACCACGTCGGCCACCAAGAAGCCAGCGACGCCGAAAACTACAGACTAA
Coding sequences:
- a CDS encoding phasin family protein is translated as MFNKFSEQLKSNSKPVNTFFEVNAKTLETLSLHQTELFTGLMSDSVKYMESVTMQTELQGVIAANAEFAESFRERITSASKETFAALNDMREQVVDVMKSSFDTNASTVRSDIQDNVEQTADMVNSAEKASEETTKTVAQAAQKATKDTAESAQEVTDKTAEATKAATQNAADEAKKLAEKAAQSSGPKKAASRSRDTTSATKKPATPKTTD